Proteins co-encoded in one Acidobacteriota bacterium genomic window:
- a CDS encoding catalase family protein codes for MLNALANCAIKLVQLERRFDPFYRPAFDSVLRDPLANVVTWLINARRHDDGLKIAEEKLLEDEEIYFDSIISTFQAQLRGLWKPGAFERGGNTKTHGIVRADFTVHDGLPAQLRHGIFAEPRTYKAWVRFSGPGPYITPDIDDVGFMSMSVKLMGVPGPKLMDEEKFTQDLLAVSAPVFVSPDASANAQLQVESLRNAQVFYFINLHRPHILDFVMQSLFLKTQSSPLESPYFGQVPYLLGEGRAMQYSFWPSSTVKTRIPRLPLRPPDDYLRQAMAATLSRQDAVFEMKVQLQTDSFLMPLENSAVLWPAKKSPYVAVATVKIPAQVFSSPAQMDFAKRLSYNPWHCIAEHRPLGNINRARRRVYDTLSKFRHSMNNVPLYEPTGDERFE; via the coding sequence CTGCTTAATGCGCTCGCCAACTGCGCTATTAAGCTGGTGCAGTTAGAGCGGCGGTTCGATCCATTTTATCGCCCGGCGTTTGATTCTGTTCTCCGCGATCCATTGGCGAATGTGGTGACGTGGCTCATCAACGCAAGACGGCATGATGACGGCCTGAAGATAGCCGAAGAAAAGCTCTTGGAAGATGAGGAAATTTACTTCGACTCGATCATTTCCACCTTTCAGGCGCAACTGCGTGGACTATGGAAGCCGGGGGCTTTCGAGAGAGGAGGTAATACAAAGACCCATGGAATCGTACGTGCGGACTTTACAGTACACGATGGACTGCCGGCACAGCTTCGTCATGGCATCTTCGCAGAGCCGCGCACATATAAGGCATGGGTGAGGTTCTCAGGGCCCGGGCCGTACATTACTCCCGATATCGACGATGTGGGATTTATGAGCATGAGCGTCAAACTAATGGGAGTACCCGGCCCAAAGTTGATGGACGAGGAGAAGTTCACGCAGGACCTCCTCGCAGTCTCGGCGCCTGTTTTTGTAAGCCCCGATGCAAGCGCAAATGCGCAGTTGCAGGTTGAGAGCTTGAGGAATGCGCAGGTCTTCTACTTCATCAATTTGCATCGTCCGCATATTCTTGACTTTGTGATGCAGTCGCTCTTTCTCAAAACCCAGAGCAGCCCGCTTGAGTCACCCTATTTTGGACAAGTCCCTTACTTGCTGGGAGAAGGGCGGGCGATGCAGTACTCCTTCTGGCCCAGCTCGACTGTAAAGACGCGCATACCGCGACTGCCCTTACGCCCGCCTGACGACTATCTGCGTCAGGCGATGGCGGCGACGCTTTCGCGGCAGGACGCTGTATTTGAAATGAAGGTGCAGCTACAGACTGACTCGTTTTTGATGCCGCTGGAAAACAGCGCTGTGCTGTGGCCTGCAAAGAAATCGCCTTATGTGGCAGTGGCAACTGTTAAGATTCCAGCGCAGGTCTTCAGTTCACCTGCCCAGATGGATTTTGCGAAGCGTTTGTCATATAACCCGTGGCATTGTATTGCTGAGCATCGCCCACTCGGGAACATTAACCGCGCACGGCGTAGAGTGTACGACACGCTTTCCAAATTCAGGCACAGCATGAACAATGTGCCGTTGTATGAGCCTACTGGCGACGAACGCTTCGAGTGA
- a CDS encoding FAD-binding oxidoreductase, whose product MAEITVTNWFGNIVSHPQVVVDANSVEDIIAIVKDAVHYPAPVRAVGSNHSTSPCGTADGGTLIRMKMNQLLSIGPETLVAQAGATHLHMAKALQEKGYQFYVNTEIGSLTAGSAACAGTKDASFEGEYGQVGSYIIGAKMVLADGSLLDVTEAAQPDLMKIVRSSYGLLGIVYEVTYKIRPLIPMAVHHTTYGLAEFLKELPALQASGYSMMYYMFPFADKITVEFRKYNPSATGEANCTAWAIRNHIWGSSGPKLGHDIEQNIASPSIRYGIVDAFNASWRLTLENIVSSDYTHAPDQIIDYPPVSNDHRYTFSLFAFREEDFPAAISDFYKFCNDYYQQKGYRSNLLYVGYRIAADQQSLLSYSYHGTVMTLDPVSTANPGWDEYLTAYNQFCSDRDGVPLFNQTANLTPAIMKKAVGDRLQLLADTRKKYDPGDRLLNQFFKPYLM is encoded by the coding sequence ATGGCAGAGATCACTGTTACGAACTGGTTTGGCAATATTGTGTCGCACCCGCAGGTGGTGGTCGACGCGAACTCCGTCGAAGACATTATTGCGATCGTGAAGGATGCCGTGCACTATCCGGCTCCTGTGCGAGCAGTTGGATCGAACCACTCGACCTCTCCTTGCGGCACGGCCGATGGCGGGACGCTTATTCGAATGAAGATGAATCAACTGCTTAGCATAGGCCCCGAAACGCTTGTGGCGCAGGCGGGAGCGACGCACCTTCACATGGCGAAAGCGCTCCAGGAAAAGGGTTATCAGTTTTATGTGAACACGGAGATCGGTAGCCTTACCGCAGGAAGTGCTGCGTGCGCAGGAACAAAGGATGCGTCCTTTGAGGGCGAGTATGGCCAGGTAGGTTCCTACATTATTGGCGCAAAGATGGTGCTCGCGGATGGTTCGCTTCTTGACGTAACAGAAGCTGCGCAACCGGACCTTATGAAGATCGTTCGATCAAGCTATGGTTTGCTCGGAATCGTATATGAAGTGACCTACAAAATTCGTCCACTGATTCCCATGGCTGTTCATCACACGACGTATGGCCTTGCTGAATTTTTGAAGGAGTTGCCAGCGTTGCAGGCATCCGGCTACTCCATGATGTATTACATGTTTCCCTTCGCCGATAAGATTACGGTTGAATTCAGGAAGTACAATCCGTCCGCGACAGGAGAAGCCAACTGTACCGCCTGGGCCATCAGGAACCATATATGGGGCTCATCGGGGCCTAAGCTTGGGCACGATATTGAGCAGAATATCGCCTCTCCATCCATCCGCTACGGCATCGTCGATGCGTTCAACGCATCCTGGCGGCTGACGCTTGAGAACATCGTATCGAGCGACTACACGCACGCCCCCGACCAGATCATCGACTACCCGCCTGTATCCAACGATCATCGCTATACGTTCAGTCTGTTTGCATTTCGTGAGGAAGACTTTCCCGCGGCTATCTCGGATTTTTACAAATTCTGCAACGATTACTACCAACAGAAGGGCTATCGCTCGAACCTGCTTTACGTTGGCTACAGAATAGCTGCGGACCAGCAATCGCTGCTCTCTTACTCATATCATGGGACGGTCATGACACTGGATCCCGTATCGACTGCGAACCCTGGCTGGGACGAATACCTGACAGCGTACAACCAGTTTTGCAGCGACCGGGATGGCGTCCCGCTCTTCAATCAGACTGCGAACTTAACGCCTGCGATTATGAAGAAGGCCGTGGGAGACCGATTACAGCTTCTTGCGGATACACGCAAAAAATATGATCCCGGCGACAGATTGCTGAACCAGTTCTTTAAACCGTATCTGATGTAG